ACAGCTCCTGTTGCATCCAAAAAAACAAGTGTAAGCTCAGTGCAGTACGTTTTCCTAAAAGGGATGAGCCCCCATGTGTTACCATAATTTCTCaaagagaatattttaaatgttacCTAAGCATATTGTCCACATCTTCAAAATTTCCAATGTCACCCCAGCCATAGAAGAGATCATTGCTTTCTTTATCTCCACTATTCAAAAAACTGAGATTATTTTCAGCATCTGGAATGTTGTCGACGGAATAGTTATTATACACGCCATCATGTGTTGCAGTGGAACTGTCACACAACATGGGATCCGCAGAGCAGAAATTCTCAGCTTCGTTGACGTGGCCACCGTTGAAACCATGATCTGAGATCTTTGCATCCTCTAGTTGCATATCCTGAACATCTTTGTCTGATCCCGCGTCACGAGACACCGGAGAGACAGCACGATTGTTCTCAGGCCAAGGGTTTCTTCCTAACATATCGCCCTTCTTCTTGATAAAAGTATTACTCTTTAAGTGGGTTTTGTCGCTACCCTTATCTTCATGTCTTTGTTTCTTCCTGCTACTAGCCTCATTCCCCGAGTTTGGCACTATACCATCATCGTTACCATGAAATTCTTCTGATATATTATTGTCTAGCTGAAAAGATAGGAAAAGAACGCAGCTACCAATTAGCAACTCGAACAAAAAAAGCTAGGGAAAAATTGGAATAACAAAGAATTCCCAAACCTGAACACAGAACACATCAAAGTGGCAGCGATAACACGAAGTATTTTATGAAATACAGTGCTAGAGTATTATCAAAAAGAGAGATGCATGAAGCAATGGTAGCAAGATACCAATCTAATATCGAGAACTTCAAATGAGGATAGCAACATGGCAGCAAACTCTTCAGTGATACACAGACAAAAATCAGCAAGGAAAGAGAAAAACGATACAGGGATGAAGAATAGTATATGCTATGCTATGAACTTTTCGGCTATATCAATGCGCTACTCTAAACAAAGGGCCCTATATTGCAAGTGATCAACATCTCATAGCCTATACAGATGTCACCCCTCACGAATAAATATTGACATATGCCAACATCACAAGACCATATGATGCAtttccagaagaagaagaaaaaaatatgcaaTTAAGACGATAGTGACACAACTCACCTGATCAAAGCACAAGCCCGACATTCCTCCCAACTTCAAGACTCTTTTAAATCACCACTAAAAACCATGCACATTACCCCGACACATCACCTCTATAGCAAAAACATGTAACTCCCCCTCAACTAGAACTGGTCTTCTGGATAAGAAACATAAGATATTAAACAGCTGAAGAACGTTCCAATAACAGAAGATATCGAAACCCAGCTCGTATTTTAAAGACTTAAATCTTTCTTATCCAGACCTCAAAACCCATCAAAATCTCAAggtaatcctaaaccctaaaattcacATATTCTTTCCCAATTGTTCATCATTTatcaaaagactcaaaactCTACATAGATTCTCCCAATCGATTCTCCTATTTTCTGGTTGCTAATGATGATCTAGTATACACTTCATAAGTTTTGAAGCATTAAATGAAAGCTAAGTCACTAAATGcaacaaaaaatcaaatctgCGATTGCTATCCAATCATTGCGCATAACAACCAAGAattcaaattaaaattcaaCCGAAACGTAATAAGGATCAAAAACCCTAGAGTCTCTCAACCAAATACACTCACCTGCACACAGATGCTCCCACTAGCAACTCCAACGAAACTTCACCGATCAAATAATTAACCAGAACGAAGATTAGATTACTGGCGATAGTATCGACTTCCAGATCTAAAAGAAACTGTGTAGATGACTTTCCTTCCTAGCAGTAGTGTTGGGCAGAAGACGATGAAGGCTTCctaatttcttcttctttttttcttttacaatttttttaattagaataatGATTTTGTTTCGGGAGAATCAAAAGACAAGTGACCTTGATTTCGACACGTGGATACTCAATCAAAAGGTTAAACGGGCTGAGTTTAATATCAGAACTTGTGGACGAGAGAGCAGCGTGTGATCCTATCAGTTCCAGTGTTACCATTGGTACACGTCATTGGTACGTTCTCGAAGCTGGACTCGTGCTCTCTTCTTATTGGTTGAAGTTTAGTACTGTACTTAATGGGCTGGAGTTATTTAAGTAAAATAAAGCCCAAAGAATCTTTAGATTGGGCTGATCGTTCAGAGAGAGATCGGTTTGATTCTTCCGATGGAGGAGGAGATCGGAGGGAGGGAGGATAGATGGAAGGGATCGTTAGAGAACATAACGGAGATGGCTTCGAATCTCGATTCTCTACAGAAGCTTCTCCTCAAGAAAGCTGTCTTCGTTGAAGAGGACGCTTTCGCTAGAGCTTCTCTAGTCTCCGAACAAGCTCGAACAATCAAGGTCCGTTAAAGCCTTGTTTCGTGGATTTTGATGATTCGATCTGATTGATCATGATTGCCTCTGTTATTTGATGATTTGATCATGTGATCTGATCTTAGCTAGGTTGATTCATTAGCTGGGTTGATTCATAATAGTGTTTATCTAGAATTGCATAAGATGGTGAATCTGGAAACTCATATGAGCTAGGAAGTTAGAATCTCTGTGCTTTGATCACCAAATTGCACTAAACCAAGTCTTGTTGTTCTATGATTCTGTGGTCTACTGATGATGCTAATAATCACCAAATTATCAAAGGCTCGACCTTTTGAGGCTTCACCATGAAATATCCAAGTGCAATCATTTTTGCCTGTGTGTTGTTTTAGGTACTTGAGCAAAGGGTACAAACACTAGAAAGAGAACTAGATGCTGCTATTACAGCTGCTGCTCATGCTCGTTCTGAGAAACGCCACGCTGAGTCTTCTCAAAAAGCTGCTGAATTACGTGCCCAAGAGGTTACAAAAGAGCTTGAAAACACCACAAGTAtgtataacttttaaaattatcaatgcGCTTCTTGGGTCGATGATATTCAACGAAGACTGTTTTGTTACTAATGTTTCAGAGGTTTTCAAGCTGCATATGGAAGAGCTCCGAGGTATGCAAGAACAGATATCCAAACGCGATAACGAGATTAAGCTCTTGGAATCTATAATCCAAACGCTTGGCGGAAAAGAGCGATTGGGAAAAAAGGCGGTGTGAGTGGATGATGCGTTTTTTCACTTGTAGAAATTTTGTAAGCTTAGTTTGTGAGACAGTTTATGTATGACAATGATACTCCTCTTGCAagataaaatattacaaaatgatATTTTGCCCATTTAACCAAGAACTGAACTTGACATGGGATGGGCCTATAATGTGCCTGATGCTTTCGATTCTCATCTGGCCTGAATTGAAACACGTATGGCCGGATAATGGTAGGATGCCAGATTCATAAACTAGCATCTCCAGCCGTGTGGAGCAAGAAACTGCGTTAATTTGACAGCTGAAGATCCGCAACTTCTTATCTAATATCCcaaaaggagaataagagaaacaaaagaggAAGTATAAGCAATGATGGATGGCTTTAGCGTGTGGATGTCTATCTAAATTATCTAATTTTTGGTAGAAACCTGTGTTTAGATTATCTAATTTTCTAGAAATCCATATAGATTAGATATAGTTCCAagggttttactaaatttagtaAAAAGAAAATACCAAACGAAACAGAGTTTTCTAGACTTCTGATCGTATCCTGGCATGTAAAGTATCTTACTGTATCAAAAGAGAAGATATTCTCCAAATAGTATAGAAAAATTCCCAAAAATGAGAAATATACACTGTAGCAGTATAAGCATATTGATAGTATTCTAATATTTCAAAGGCTAAATTTAGAAATGTAATGAAAAGTTGGGGAATGGGATTATAACTAAAATTACCATGCAGATGACTAGATAAGGGTGAACCAAAGGAATACGTAAAGTAAATTAACGCAAAATCCATTGTTGTTTACTTGACGCTGCGGAAGTGGTTGAAATAATGTGCGgctaataattattttcttacaaattttctttgttgattagaaagaaagaaaaaaaaatgattatgaAAAGAATCTGAAATTCATTTTCTGGTTATTAGTCAACTCTTGTCTCTTGCCATGCAAATCATGCATGGCACATCAACCATATCTCTATCATTCAGAAAGAAAAACTCAATCAAAATCCTGACATGCAAATATTATTATCGTAATCAattaaagaaaaagattatcgaagaatgttaagtttccgtatatatttttttttgcttgaagtttccgtataatttttaaaagcttcaTTTCTAATAACtgaaattaacaaaacaaaaaataatatatattagcaTTCAGTATCTGGTGAAACTACTAAGATACTATTGTTCTCCCTAAAAATAGAATGTGAGAccgtaaaaaaaaattcttgaagTGATAGTTTTGATAATTATTCACGACAAGTATATCCAAACCATGCATAGATTTAATATTCCAACAAAGTTTTATTATTCTACTTTTAGCAAAATTTAAAGCTTATCACTTCAATTTTGCTTCTTGCCAAAATTCTACAACTGCAACAATATGTTCAAGCCCATGCAGCATCTCTCTATATAATATGTGTGTGTATGCAAGCAAAACATAacccacaacaacaacaaccaaaaaatgATGTCCGAGGAGTTCCCTGATGTATTCCCTTGGATACAAAACATTCCCCAAATCACCAAATGGAACACAACTTCTCTTTCCTTTTGTATTTGTCACTCAGCTTCTGATTTCCCAAATTCAACCTTAAATCTCATAGCACAAagaaaccctaaccctaaaatcCCCACTTTCTCCATCATTGTCCAATCCAATAACCATCCTCCTTTGTACCTATGGACCTCTAAACAAGAACTTAGCATCAACCCAAACTCACCAAACCCTTTTGATGAACAAACAATCACCTCTCTACTCTTCGGTTTTGTCGAATCTATCTTAACCTATACCTCTAATTGTTCCAATTATTCAACCATCAAAGTCCCTAAGCCTGATCCTTCGATGATCAATGGTCTTAAAGACATCTTCAATACAGTGATCCTCACTCTCTCGTTCCTCGTTTGCGTCTATGAAGCTCCTTTATATCTCCGTGAAAACTGCCTGATCACCCTGAGGAACCATTTGGTTACTTGTCATGCAAGGCAAGCAACAACATCTCTTATGAAGCTTCTTGGGTCTAATTTAGAAGAACAATGGATGAGATCAGTCAATCTAGCGATTACAAATTGGATCATCGAGCGTAAGGATAATCGGAGTAACACGACCACGACAACTCCTCTGTTCTCTTACGCTTTTTCGACTTATGGATTGTGGAAAGTGCAATTGTATTGTCCTATTGAAGCCATGGAAGTGGAGAGATCGAGCAACCCTAGAGCTGATTCGAGATTGTTGTTCTCTCTCAAGTTTAATCAGCTCGAAGGTGTGATGCAGTTCAATCATAAAGTTGTAGTTAGAGACAAGTGGATCGACGTGATCGTGAAGATAGACAACATCAGGTGCATACTAGTTTACTGTCTTAACACTTAAAATggcgtaatttttttttttgaaaaataccgTTAAATAGCATTAAATCAGAGTTTTGTTCAAAAGATAGcgcaaaacagaaaaaaaaatctcaaaatagcattcaataaaatatacaaaataaatctatttatatattgtattttgggATTTAGTGATTaagttcaaatttattttttaggaGATAAGATTAGATTAAGAATTTTGGATGTAGagtaatttaatgtttttattgactaataaatgacattctatagatttttatgtttGAATACTATTTTTGTAACAATAACTAAAAAGACTGtgctttgacaaaaaaaaaactaaaaagactgCTATTTATGAGATTTGTCCAAAGttttttaaatgaaacattcgcaagtgacaaaatattttgtgcATATACAGATACGATGTAATAAAGCTTGTAAACGAGAGACTGATGTCGAGAAAAGGAGCAGGGGAACACGAGAAGCACTTCCCATCAAGGATCTCTTTGCAAATAACTCCCACTCTCCAAACCGACTTCATAAGCGTGTCTGTCAGCAAATCATCCAACAACCCGGGACGAGAATTCGAGGTCGAGAGGTCTATAGAAGGCTCGTTCGACCCACCAAACTCTTTAGGCCTAAGAGTAGCTGGACGAGAAGCCTCGACCATGACAATGACCCCATGGAAGTTCGAGCAGTCCGTGCTCGGCTACACGGCCAATCTAAACTGGATCTTGTACGACAGCAGCGTTGGAGGAAGAGAGGTTTTCACGACGAAGCCGTCGAGGTTTTCGATAATGAGCCCAAGGTCTTGGTTCAAGGATAGGTACGCGAGGGCTTATAGGTCATTTACGAGGAGAGGAGGAGTGATATTCGCAGGGGATGAGTATGGAGAGAGCGTGGTGTGGAAGATTGGTAAAGGAGCAATGGGGAGAAGAATGGAATGGGAGATTAAAGGGTCTATTTGGTTAACTTATTGGCCAAATAAGTATAAGACTTTTTACCATGAGACTCGAAGATTGGACTTTACGCAGCTTCTTTATCTCACCATCGACTAACCAGTAACCACAGCGATGATGTTATACGTAGCCTTTGTGATCTCTTATTTGTattaaattaagattttttttgttaaaacctTCGATGAAAGAGAGATGTTAATGAAAGTGGATTTACGACCGAAGATAATGATTAAGTTAATTTTCAAAACTGGATTCAAACACAGGGCAATAGACTAACCAAACCCTTCTTAGTATTGACAACAAGTGTGAGACAAAGATGCTAACTATATACGGTAGGGTAGATTCATCAGGGTGTTGAAACCGGCATCTATCATCAAGCATGACACATCTAACATCGATCAAGACATCAATCATCTACAGTTTCATAGACAGCAGCAACAGCTACAATCTCAACACGGTTGTGCCATCTTCCCAAGTCAATTCTTTTCTCGAACCAGACTAGAAAAATTCAAGACAAGCCATGGAATTAGCAACttgacaaaaaacaaaaacaaagaagaccACAGTAAATTAAAGATTTAAAATCTCATACAGTAACCCTTGCACATAGACAACTAAGGAAGTCTCAAGATACTAAACTCGAAAGATAGCAGGAAACAAACACACAGTAGTAGTTTAGAGCACCTACGGAAATTCAACCAATACTACAGAGGATAGAAGTTCCCATGCTTGAAAGATGAAACATCATCAATACAAGCAAAACATGTTTTGATACACTGTCTCCTTCACAAGCATGCGATCATTCCTGCAAGTGATATAACCAAACACAACAATTCAGAAATTAACTTTACATTGGTGATCTATTTATAAAGCTATGAATGCCTTCAGCCCACCTCCGCATTAGGAGATTGGCTACGAGCTGTGTCCCGAGGAGACGGGGACCTATCATTGCTCTTCCTCTCAGGAGAGGCCTTTTCCAGGGAAGGACTTCTTGGGCTACGGCTGCGGGAAGCAGGAGTTAGAGACCTCTCTTTGCTTCGCCTTTCAGGAGAGGCTTTTAGTGGGGAGGCACTTATAGGGCTGCGGCTGCGGCGAGCAGGAGATGCACTGCAAATTATAAAGTCGGAATCAGAATCATTTTTACATAGCGTGGGAAAAAtcatgtaaaagaaaaataagttcaaaaaaaaggaagagaccTCAAGGAGCGACTGCGACTGCGCCTCTCATCATCATAACGGCCTCTGACTCTGCGTTTGTCATCAGGGCTGGCACTACGAGACCTACTACGACGGCGATAATCTCTATCCTTGTCATGATGCCTATCACGCCTTTCATTGCTTCTACTTCTGCTCCTCTTCCTGTAGTCTCTTTCCCTGTAATCATCTCGGGACCTAGAATTAATGTAGGATTATTCAGGCGTACACTGTTAGGATGAAATTATTTGCTCAATCAAGTAACAAAAGTCAATCTGAGTAATAGTGTAATATAAGATGAACTGCCAGCGATTCACATCACTCACCTCCTGCGGGGACTGCGGCTTCTCCTAGGACTACGGCGTCTATAAGGGCTACGGCTCCTTCGAGGACTACGGCTTCTTGACCTTCGTGACCTTGGAGGTGGTTCCACAACTCTTCCTTTTGAACTGAAACACGATAATTACAAACTAATCAAGATAAGTATAAGAAGAACCTTCTACATGTATGAAACACTGAGTTCCACAGTCCAAAAACAAGGAATGGTGAATCACACCAAAATCAAATGGCAATAAGCCTAAGAAACTCTTAATAatcaaatacaaaaagaaagaagcttTACATCTTCTCTGCATTAGGGCCGTATTTAGCAAACTGAACAGTGATTTCTCTGCCATCAACCTCTCGTCCTGAAACAAAAAACTTAACCTTTAATGAAACTGAACATTACATAAACTCACCaaggacaaaaagaaaaagatattgATAGTTTACCATCAAGCCTTTCCACAGCTTTGTGAGCTTCATCTTTATACTTATATCGAACAAATGCAAAACCACGCGAATCACCAGTCCTAAATCACATAACAATACTGAGCTGATTCAAATTAAATCGAGACAAAaacgaaaccctaatttctcattATAACAGAGAGAAAACGAAATTGGACCTTCGATCTCTGGGGATGAAGACATCGACGACCTTCCCGTACTTCGCGAATAGAGGATAAAGATCATCTGCAGTCGTACCTACACAACAACAgaacaaaaccctaaatctctcaGAAACCACGATAACCATGAACAGTTACAACGAGTTCGAGATAAATAGAGGGAGAGATTACGGAAGGTGATGTTGAGGACGAGAAGAGAGTAGGTGTCGCTGATGTCCGGCGGACCTGACCTTCCGAAGTGCGACATGGTTTTACCGCCGGCGGAGAAAGTGGGAGTGAGATTAGGTTCCTTGTGGCCTGTGAAATAACGAAACCTAAAAGAGACGGGGCTATACTCGGCCCTATAACTTATTGCTAATTACAATTATGCCCTTCTGTAAGAAAAGTAGCGCTAATCAGAAAGAGGAAATTACAATCCAATTGAATCGTACCGATATTGGTTTGTACCGGTTTAGCAACGTTTGGTGGTATAGTACGTGATTGTACTGAAAGAATTCAAATCAACTCAAAAAGGATCTCGATTCTAATGCCATTTTAAATGAATTCTGGCTTATATTTGGTTCATTGACATTAACGGCTCTTTAGTTATGTGTCATATGGGGTTTTCTCAATATTCCAACATCACATGTTGTCGGCTTGTAAAGAAAACACATCAAAAGCAAACCAAATCCAAATAAATGAATATTGCACCATAACCAATCTGATTTTATGATTCAGCTAGTGTGTTCTTGACTTGACTTTGATTCACTTGTTTTCGGAATGAAATATATGGGGGACATGTGACATGTCCTACCATTGATAGTCTCGTTCGAACTTGGGTTGTGTTGATGGTCAACTTTCTCATGGGTCAAATTAAAGCCCACAAAACACTTTagaatattttgaagaaaaaacacAACACAAGTGATTACATTTTTTTCAAAGAATCATATTCCGTTtagtatattatatttgaaatatttcgTTTGCGAATTGATTCACATAGCAACATGAAAGCATAAGAATAACTACTGATCTAACTACGTGGCCATATCTACCTTCCACAACTCTTTTCAATCGATGGCTACCAATACACCCAAAGAACCTGAAACTTTCTATATAAGAAACCCATCACTCACATGCATTTGACGTAGAACACAAGACAAAACAAACCTCAGTCATGGCTAGCCGGAGAGATGTACGGTGCCGTTGTGGTAGATGGATGTCGGCTCAACCTGGGGTCAGTTCCATCCAATGCTCTACCTGCCATACCGTCACGCAGCTCTCCTCCTCCCTCGTGGACATAGCGCGTGGTGCGAACCGCGTGCTTCAAGGGATTCAACAGCTACGTAGACAGCATAAACAACAGCAACAGCAAccgcaacaacaacaacaaataatggctcaaccaccaccaccaccaccgaagAGACAGCATaaacaacagcaacaacaaaTAATGGCTCAACCACCACCGAGGAGACAGCATAAACAACAGCAACAGCAACCGCAACAACAAATAATGGctcaaccaccaccaccaccgaagCTTCTCGAGCCTCTTCCTTCCCCGTTTGGGAAGAAGAGAGCAGTTATATGCGGCCTGGACTATAAGGGGAAAAGCTATAGCTTGGAAGGTTGCATCAGTGATGCAAAGTCCATGAGAACCTTCTTGGTTAAACAAATGGGTTTCCCTATTGACTCTATTCTCATGCTCACAGGTAGTTCTTTCTTCCAGTTCTCTACAGCCAAGTTCTTTATTCTTATTTAGATGATGCCAGATCTAAAATTTTAGGGGTTTGAAACATTCTTAAAAATCCTagtaaaaattcaattatttttttgagcATGTCTATATAAAAAACTTTTTGGAGGCGAAGACGAATGTTTCATTAACTAGCTAGCCCAGAACCGGTCCtgagtgtttgttgttgttgcagaaGATGAAGCCAGTCCGCAGCGAATACCAACGAAGAAAAACATTAGAAAGGCGATGAGATGGTTAGTTGAAGGAAACAGAGCAA
This genomic interval from Brassica napus cultivar Da-Ae chromosome A6, Da-Ae, whole genome shotgun sequence contains the following:
- the LOC106348068 gene encoding metacaspase-3-like; translated protein: MASRRDVRCRCGRWMSAQPGVSSIQCSTCHTVTQLSSSLVDIARGANRVLQGIQQLRRQHKQQQQQPQQQQQIMAQPPPPPPKRQHKQQQQQIMAQPPPRRQHKQQQQQPQQQIMAQPPPPPKLLEPLPSPFGKKRAVICGLDYKGKSYSLEGCISDAKSMRTFLVKQMGFPIDSILMLTEDEASPQRIPTKKNIRKAMRWLVEGNRARDSLVFHYSGHGSQQKDYNGDEVDGQDEALAPLDHETEGKIIDDEINKTLVRPLVHGAKLHAVIDACNSGTVLDLPSVCRMERNGFYEWERQTSGRTYKGTNGGTAICLSACDDHEASGYTPVFTGKNAGAMTYSFIKAVKTAGPAPTYGHLLNLMCSAIREAQSRLARDENYTSPEETAEPLLTSSEEFDIYATKFVL
- the LOC106348073 gene encoding serine/arginine-rich splicing factor SC35-like isoform X2, whose product is MSHFGRSGPPDISDTYSLLVLNITFRTTADDLYPLFAKYGKVVDVFIPRDRRTGDSRGFAFVRYKYKDEAHKAVERLDGREVDGREITVQFAKYGPNAEKISKGRVVEPPPRSRRSRSRSPRRSRSPYRRRSPRRSRSPRRRERDYRKRSRSRSNERRDRHHDKDRDYRRRSRSRSASPDDKRRVRGRYDDERRSRSRSLSASPARRSRSPISASPLKASPERRSKERSLTPASRSRSPRSPSLEKASPERKSNDRSPSPRDTARSQSPNAEE
- the LOC106348072 gene encoding uncharacterized protein LOC106348072, translated to MMSEEFPDVFPWIQNIPQITKWNTTSLSFCICHSASDFPNSTLNLIAQRNPNPKIPTFSIIVQSNNHPPLYLWTSKQELSINPNSPNPFDEQTITSLLFGFVESILTYTSNCSNYSTIKVPKPDPSMINGLKDIFNTVILTLSFLVCVYEAPLYLRENCLITLRNHLVTCHARQATTSLMKLLGSNLEEQWMRSVNLAITNWIIERKDNRSNTTTTTPLFSYAFSTYGLWKVQLYCPIEAMEVERSSNPRADSRLLFSLKFNQLEGVMQFNHKVVVRDKWIDVIVKIDNIRYDVIKLVNERLMSRKGAGEHEKHFPSRISLQITPTLQTDFISVSVSKSSNNPGREFEVERSIEGSFDPPNSLGLRVAGREASTMTMTPWKFEQSVLGYTANLNWILYDSSVGGREVFTTKPSRFSIMSPRSWFKDRYARAYRSFTRRGGVIFAGDEYGESVVWKIGKGAMGRRMEWEIKGSIWLTYWPNKYKTFYHETRRLDFTQLLYLTID
- the LOC106348075 gene encoding uncharacterized protein LOC106348075, coding for MEEEIGGREDRWKGSLENITEMASNLDSLQKLLLKKAVFVEEDAFARASLVSEQARTIKVLEQRVQTLERELDAAITAAAHARSEKRHAESSQKAAELRAQEVTKELENTTKVFKLHMEELRGMQEQISKRDNEIKLLESIIQTLGGKERLGKKAV
- the LOC106348073 gene encoding serine/arginine-rich splicing factor SC35-like isoform X1; amino-acid sequence: MSHFGRSGPPDISDTYSLLVLNITFRTTADDLYPLFAKYGKVVDVFIPRDRRTGDSRGFAFVRYKYKDEAHKAVERLDGREVDGREITVQFAKYGPNAEKISKGRVVEPPPRSRRSRSRSPRRSRSPYRRRSPRRSRSPRRRSRDDYRERDYRKRSRSRSNERRDRHHDKDRDYRRRSRSRSASPDDKRRVRGRYDDERRSRSRSLSASPARRSRSPISASPLKASPERRSKERSLTPASRSRSPRSPSLEKASPERKSNDRSPSPRDTARSQSPNAEE